Proteins encoded together in one Coffea arabica cultivar ET-39 chromosome 2c, Coffea Arabica ET-39 HiFi, whole genome shotgun sequence window:
- the LOC113725022 gene encoding oxalate--CoA ligase, with the protein MENLTLSGLLIKVAAKFPSRRAISVPGRFDLSHARLHQLVERTATRLVAAGVQPGDVIALTFPNSVEFVIAFLAVIRARATAAPLNPAYTADEFQFYLSDSDSKILLTSKQGSAPAQAAASKLNIPHVTVALPDADSDVALSSSLSQYESDPEPDPNLSSKLINDPSDISLFLHTSGTTSRPKGVPLTQLNLVSSVNNIKSVYRITESDSTVIVLPLFHVHGLLAGLLSSVGAGGAVTLPAAGRFSASTFWSDMKNYNATWYTAVPTIHQIILDRHLNSPEPVYPRLRFIRSCSAALAPSILARLEEAFGAPVLEAYAMTEASHLMASNPLPQDGPHVPGSVGKPVGQEMAILDENGKPQEANANGEVCIRGPNVTKGYKNNPEANKSAFQFGWFHTGDLGYLDSDGYLHLVGRIKELINRGGEKISPIEVDAVLLSHPDVAQAVAFGVPDDKYGEEINCAVIPREGANIDESEVSRHCKTNLAGFKVPKKVFITDSLPKTASGKIQRRIVAEHFLAQISTAKVPKFGA; encoded by the exons ATGGAAAATTTGACTCTCTCCGGATTATTGATAAAGGTTGCCGCAAAATTTCCCTCCCGCCGCGCCATATCGGTTCCAGGCAGGTTCGATCTTTCTCATGCAAGGCTTCATCAGCTTGTTGAACGTACTGCTACCCGCCTCGTCGCCGCCGGTGTTCAACCCGGGGACGTTATTGCTCTCACCTTCCCCAACTCCGTCGAG TTCGTGATTGCGTTCTTGGCCGTAATTCGAGCACGTGCGACGGCGGCTCCGCTCAATCCGGCTTACACGGCTGACGAGTTCCAGTTCTACTTGTCCGACTCCGACTCAAAGATCTTGCTCACCTCAAAACAAGGCAGCGCTCCGGCTCAAGCCGCCGCGTCTAAGCTCAACATTCCTCACGTCACTGTCGCGTTACCCGATGCGGATTCGGATGTCGCTCTTTCTTCCTCCCTCTCCCAGTACGAGTCGGACCCGGAGCCGGATCCGAACCTGTCATCCAAACTCATCAATGATCCCAGTGacatctctctctttctccacACCTCCGGCACGACCAGCCGGCCCAAAGGCGTTCCGTTAACCCAGCTTAATCTTGTTTCCTCCGTAAACAATATTAAATCTGTTTACAGAATCACTGAGTCTGACTCCACAGTGATTGTTTTGCCCCTCTTTCACGTACACGGGTTGTTGGCCGGGTTATTGAGTTCTGTGGGAGCCGGCGGAGCCGTGACCCTCCCGGCTGCTGGGAGATTCTCAGCTTCAACTTTCTGGTCAGACATGAAGAATTACAATGCCACGTGGTACACGGCTGTTCCTACTATCCACCAAATCATTCTGGACCGCCACCTCAACAGCCCCGAACCCGTTTACCCAAGGTTAAGATTTATACGGAGCTGCAGCGCGGCTCTGGCTCCTAGCATTCTTGCTCGACTTGAGGAAGCCTTCGGGGCTCCTGTCTTGGAGGCGTATGCCATGACTGAGGCCTCCCATTTGATGGCTTCCAACCCGTTACCCCAGGATGGCCCGCATGTGCCCGGGTCAGTTGGGAAACCCGTGGGTCAAGAGATGGCCATATTGGATGAAAATGGGAAACCGCAAGAGGCCAATGCCAACGGCGAGGTGTGTATCAGGGGCCCAAATGTGACTAAAGGGTACAAGAATAACCCCGAAGCCAATAAATCTGCTTTCCAGTTCGGGTGGTTCCACACCGGGGACCTCGGATACTTGGATTCGGATGGATATTTGCATCTTGTTGGCAGGATTAAGGAGTTAATCAATCGTGGAg GTgagaaaatttcaccaattgaAGTGGATGCCGTCCTGTTATCTCATCCAGATGTTGCGCAAGCTGTAGCTTTTGGAGTCCCTGATGACAAATATGGGGAAGAG ATTAATTGCGCGGTTATCCCCAGAGAAGGGGCTAACATTGATGAGAGTGAGGTGTCGAGGCACTGCAAGACGAATCTTGCAGGGTTCAAGGTCCCGAAGAAGGTTTTTATCACCGATTCTCTTCCCAAAACTGCCTCAGGCAAAATCCAAAGGCGAATTGTGGCAGAGCATTTCCTCGCACAGATTTCTACTGCTAAGGTCCCCAAGTTTGGAGCCTAA
- the LOC113725023 gene encoding tubulin beta-1 chain: protein MREILHIQGGQCGNQIGAKFWEVVCAEHGIDSTGRYKGDNDLQLERVNVYYNEASCGRFVPRAVLMDLEPGTMDSVRSGPYGQIFRPDNFVFGQSGAGNNWAKGHYTEGAELIDSVLDVVRKEAENCDCLQGFQVCHSLGGGTGSGMGTLLISKIREEYPDRMMLTFSVFPSPKVSDTVVEPYNATLSVHQLVENADECMVLDNEALYDICFRTLKLTTPSFGDLNHLISATMSGVTCCLRFPGQLNSDLRKLAVNLIPFPRLHFFMVGFAPLTSRGSQQYRALTVPELTQQMWDAKNMMCAADPRHGRYLTASAMFRGKMSTKEVDEQMINVQNKNSSYFVEWIPNNVKSTVCDIPPTGLKMASTFIGNSTSIQEMFRRVSEQFTAMFRRKAFLHWYTGEGMDEMEFTEAESNMNDLVSEYQQYQDATADEEGYDYEEEDEEGQEA, encoded by the exons atgcgtGAAATTTTGCACATTCAGGGAGGGCAATGCGGGAACCAGATCGGAGCCAAGTTCTGGGAAGTCGTGTGCGCCGAGCACGGCATCGATTCCACCGGCAGGTACAAGGGAGACAACGATTTGCAGTTGGAGCGAGTGAATGTCTACTACAACGAAGCCAGCTGTGGGAGGTTTGTCCCGCGCGCTGTCCTCATGGACCTGGAGCCCGGCACCATGGATAGCGTCAGATCTGGGCCCTACGGCCAGATTTTCCGCCCTGATAACTTCGTTTTTGGGCAGTCCGGTGCCGGAAATAACTGGGCTAAGGGTCACTACACAGAAGGCGCTGAGCTCATTGACTCCGTTCTCGACGTCGTCCGCAAAGAAGCCGAAAACTGTGACTGCCTTCAAG GATTTCAGGTGTGTCACTCGTTGGGTGGTGGAACTGGTTCAGGAATGGGGACCCTTCTCATTTCTAAGATCAGGGAGGAATATCCTGACAGGATGATGCTCACCTTCTCTGTTTTCCCATCTCCTAAGGTGTCTGACACTGTTGTGGAGCCCTATAATGCGACCTTGTCTGTGCACCAGCTGGTTGAGAATGCCGATGAGTGTATGGTTCTGGATAATGAAGCTCTTTATGACATTTGCTTCCGCACCCTTAAGCTCACCACCCCCAGCT TTGGAGACTTGAACCACCTGATCTCAGCCACCATGAGTGGTGTTACTTGCTGCCTTCGGTTTCCTGGTCAGCTGAACTCTGATCTTCGCAAGCTAGCTGTCAATCTTATTCCGTTCCCTAGATTGCACTTCTTCATGGTTGGGTTTGCTCCACTCACATCTCGTGGGTCACAGCAATACCGAGCTCTCACTGTCCCAGAACTCACTCAGCAGATGTGGGATGCAAAGAACATGATGTGTGCTGCTGATCCTCGCCATGGTCGATATTTGACTGCTTCGGCTATGTTCCGAGGTAAAATGAGCACCAAGGAGGTTGATGAGCAGATGATTAATGTGCAAAATAAGAACTCATCCTACTTTGTTGAGTGGATTCCAAACAATGTCAAGTCTACTGTCTGTGATATCCCTCCAACTGGTTTGAAGATGGCTTCCACTTTCATTGGAAATTCCACCTCAATTCAGGAAATGTTCCGGAGAGTCAGCGAGCAATTCACAGCTATGTTCCGCAGAAAGGCTTTCTTGCATTGGTATACTGGAGAGGGCATGGATGAAATGGAGTTTACTGAAGCAGAAAGCAACATGAATGACTTGGTTTCTGAATACCAACAATACCAAGACGCTACTGCAGATGAGGAAGGTTATGATTATGAGGAAGAAGACGAAGAGGGTCAGGAAGCTTAA
- the LOC113720896 gene encoding uncharacterized protein: MAPSSSSLIVFAFIALACALCVQSTSGNIACEDLKEDSCAYAVSSSGKRCVLEKHVRRSGEEKYTCRASDIEAEKLKDWIETDKCIEACGVDRHALGISSDSLLEPQFTHKLCSSACYRSCPNIVDLYFNLAAGEGVYLPKLCEAQRAHGRREMAEIKSSGMVAPGPESDGGKPVSFYSVAPAPPPY; the protein is encoded by the exons ATGGCTCCAAGCAGTAGCAGCCTGATTGTTTTCGCCTTCATTGCTCTTGCATGCGCCCTCTGCGTGCAAAGCACTAGCG GAAACATAGCTTGCGAGGACCTGAAGGAGGACTCTTGCGCCTATGCGGTGTCGTCGTCGGGAAAGCGCTGCGTGCTGGAGAAGCATGTCCGCAGAAGCGGGGAGGAAAAGTACACATGCCGCGCATCAGATATCGAAGCCGAAAAACTGAAAGACTGGATCGAAACCGACAAATGCATTGAAGCGTGCGGGGTTGACAGGCACGCACTTGGAATTTCATCTGACTCTCTTTTGGAGCCTCAGTTTACCCACAAGCTCTGCTCTTCCGCCTGCTACCGCAGCTGCCCCAATATTGTTGATCTCTACTTCAACCTCGCTGCCGGTGAAG GTGTGTATCTTCCGAAACTGTGTGAAGCGCAGAGGGCTCATGGGCGCAGAGAAATGGCGGAAATAAAAAGCTCCGGAATGGTGGCACCAGGACCAGAATCGGATGGTGGGAAGCCTGTGAGCTTCTACAGTGTTGCCCCGGCACCCCCTCCTTATTAA